The Glycine max cultivar Williams 82 chromosome 12, Glycine_max_v4.0, whole genome shotgun sequence genome window below encodes:
- the LOC100790423 gene encoding UDP-D-apiose/UDP-D-xylose synthase 1, producing the protein MDFIPGIDGPSEGVPRVLACFSNNLLRGEPLKLVDGDQSQRTFVYIKDAIEVVLLMIENPARANGHIFNVGNPNNEVIVRQLAEMMTQVYSKVSGEAPLEKPIIDVSSKEFYGEGYDDSDKRIPDMTIINRQLGWNPKTSLWDLLESTLTYQHRTYAEAVKKVIAKPMAS; encoded by the exons ATGGATTTCATTCCCGGCATTGATGGCCCAAGTGAGGGTGTTCCTCGGGTTCTGGCATGCTTTAGCAAT AATCTCCTCCGTGGAGAGCCCTTGAAGCTTGTGGATGGTGACCAATCCCAGAGGACTTTTGTGTATATTAAGGATGCTATTGAAGTTGTCTTATTGATGATT GAAAATCCCGCCAGGGCCAATGGACATATTTTTAATGTGGGAAACCCAAACAATGAGGTTATAGTTAGGCAGCTTGCTGAAATGATGACTCAG GTTTATTCAAAGGTAAGTGGAGAAGCACCTCTGGAAAAACCTATTATTGATGTGAGCTCCAAAGAATTTTACGGTGAGGGATATGATGATAGTGACAAGAGAATTCCTGACATGACCATAATTAATAGGCAGCTTG GCTGGAATCCTAAAACCTCACTTTGGGACCTGCTTGAATCAACTCTCACTTATCAGCACAGGACTTATGCTGAAGCCGTTAAGAAAGTCATTGCAAAGCCCATGGCAAGTTAA